In Glycine max cultivar Williams 82 chromosome 4, Glycine_max_v4.0, whole genome shotgun sequence, the genomic stretch gtctccctatgatattacctagtgagtgacttgacttactagtgtgtagtttgtcttgtcatgtgataactcactctcgatttgctgtttgtgtttggatcctgtgatgatcttgaactttgtgttcgggggagcagatgaataggtggatgactatgaagaacctcatgctagaggacacgagaACACCACCctctaataggatgtgacattaggatataggttctatattaattgtatgaaacttagatggccttgtttgagccgagatgactttattatttatttggacaagtttgaatatgatgtagaagaaagtgaatgtgagcattttacccatttgaaaggcttgtatttaaaaatgttttttaattaatatctgaatttttattcctttattaatatatatatatatgtaaggggtagagggtgtcacatattGTCTCAGCTCTTACTTCATCTCCACTGACTTCAAGTAACTCCACTAACACCAACACCACTTCGTCGACATGAAGTCTTGAAGCTGTGGAATGCGCCTGTGATGGGCAGATGAAGCAAAGAGGTCACATCATCGAGGGTGATGGTGACCTCTCCTACTGGAAGATGGAAATTGCTAGTTTCCTTATGCCACATCTCCACAAAAGCCAATGTAAGTCCCTGATCGCCAGTGTCCAATGAACATGCGATCAAAGGACTTAATCTTGTGGCAACGACTAACCCTTTAATCTCAGCAGCAGGCCTCCCAAATTTCTGAACCTTCCTTCCATGGGAGAATAGCTTCAATTCAGGACattcctaaaaaaatttaaacaattttagcaataataaaaaatacttattgaaatataatttatttaaaactataaatatttcTCCATTCCAAACAATGACTGCAACAGGATTAGCATAGGCAGTCAGAATTGATGTGTCATGCGACCTGCTTGCAAAACCATGGGCATCAACAACTGTTTCTTCAAGTTGTTGGAAGACCTCTTCAGCTGTGTCATCCACGTGAGGAACATCCTCAGCAACAGCGACAACTTCCCGTTACCTACGTGCGGATGTCGTGGACCTTCGCCGCTAGGGAGCTTCATCTGAAGCACGATTATCTTCTCTCCCAAGGACTCTTCCTATAACTTTTCCTAAAGCATGACCTAAACCTCTAATTCTAATCACAATCTGCAAATTTGGACATACATACAAATTTAtgtcaaaattcaaacattacttcaatcaattacaatacaatcattcataaattaaaaaattattattattattattattattattattattattatatatatatatatatatataatatatatatatatatatatatataaattttcaaattttatttgtaattaattttatatagtgaattaacttctttattaaaaagcaacttaaaaaaaataatataattaattaattacataaaaacaaatatataataattataaacatatttataattaaaaataaaacaatagatttctaaaaaaaaaatgaaaattatgtatttttattaaaatatattaactatttcaaaacaacattctaaataatatatttacaattaaaaaaataactatttaaaaacataattcaaaataaactatttttatttaaaaaacaaacaatatctatttaaaaacaaaaaagattaatatacttacaattaaaaaaactatttaaaagcataaaacaatagctttttcaaaacaaaaattaaaataatctttttttattaaaatatattaaacatttcaaaacaacattctaaataatatatttaaaattttaaaaaatacaataaatatttgaaaacctaattcaaaataatttatttttatttaaaaattaaataatagctatttaaaaacaaaaataaatttaatatattaacaattaaaaaaaatatctatttaaaaacataattcaaaataaactatttttatttaaaaacaaacaatttctatttttaaaaataaaattaatatatttacaattaaaaaaattactatttaaaaacataattgtaaataatctattgttatttaaaaataaataatatctatttacaaacaaaaaataaattaatatatttatatttaataaataaaataacttttaaaaaaagatcaaaataatactttttataaataaaaaatatttactattttttaaaaataaataaaattaatttattgatattttttaaaaaaaaaatacaaattacatAATCCGTATACGTTATATGGATTAAGTAATCCGTATAAGACATATAGATTAGTTAATCCTTATGTGTTATACGGATTACTTAATCCGTATAACACATATGGATTTATATAATCCGTATGTTACACGGATACGAAAAGCGACATTGAAAACCAGAAAAAAACTTACCTCAATGGCAAATACCACGACGATGGTGTGGGCGGCTGTAACAGAGCAAACAAACATTGACGAAGACGATGTCGCGGCAACAAAAATGCAGAGATGGTGGAGAGAGGAAGAAGCGTTGTGGCAGAGGATTACGAATGTGCCATGAGGGAGATGAAATGGAgaggatttttaaaatttaagtgaagaatattttttacacttcacataaattgctgggtgcacctagcagtaGCCTGAATTGGAGCTTACTTTTGAGTGCtgttaggtgcacccaacatttttgctggtgcacccaacaaattTTCTAAATGGCAAAAATGCCCCTaggttttttttccttataaaaactttttttcctgCGCTACACAACTGCcatttttgttcactttttttctctgtttttgtgcGGAATTGTCTCGGGTTCGTTGGTTGTTTGTGAACGGTTAGGTGCGATGAAGGTGAAGGTGCGTTGCGGTGGTCGGCGGCGGCAAACGAGGTACGCAGAAGGTGGTTGCGTTGTCGCAGACGTACGGATCacttacgaatcaacttgatccgtaagagacttatttttggtatttgatgttttttgaatttagattccttttttcttttaaattactaatttttttgtatgacaattttttgtttgagtTGGTTAGATGGGCGAAGATGAGTGGATGTATGAAATAATGTTTGAACGAGCggatatggattatgaaaatgcAGAAGCATGTGGtgcgaatgaaccacatgttgattgttcggatgcgttcaatacttctcaggttataatgttaatgtttgtcacagatttaataaaatgaatactggTAGAATACTTAAATTATGTGGATTGCTTTGTAGGTGTTTGAGTGCCGAGAGGATGTTTTGTGGTGGGCTCGATCTGTGGCTCATGAAAACGGATTTGTGGCGGTGATTTTAAGGTCGGACACAAACACaggtagtagaggaaggactACGTTTGTGTTAATTGACTGTGAAAGGAGTGGCGAGTATAGGTGTAGGAAAAAGGAATTTATCAGAAGAGACACTGGAactaggaaatgtgggtgtcccttcaagcttcgttgcaagccagtggttggaggagaaggctggatggtgaagttgatttgtggagtgcataataatgaattggccaagtcattagttggacatccatatgtggggcaattgactaaagctgaaaaaacacttattgttgatatgacgaagtccatggtgaagccaagaaacattctgctaactatgaaggaacacaatgccaatagttgtACGACCATTAAAgagatatacaatgcaagaagtgcattccgttcttccataagaggaagtgatcttgaaatgcaacatctgatgaagcttcttgaacatgattagtatattcattggcacagAATAAAGGATGAAGACATGGTTCGTaatatcttttggtgtcaccctgatgcagtgaagttagttaacgcatgtaatttggtgtttttgatagacaaCACCTATAAAACAAACCGACACGCGAGGAATCCTCGTCGTAGTCCTGATCAACAGTGGACTCCACGACTGAGAGAAAGTGCTCGTAAATCCAGCACTACAGATATAACATCAAAAtgataaacattaataatgaaagtctaacaaaatttaaagttgaacGTTGTTGAACCTCAACGAATGAAAAACATGTTTGTTACCTGTAGTAGTGTGATGTAACCGCCAAGCTATCGGCTGCTGCTGATAGAGGCATCGTTTAGCTGGTCGTACATATGCACCAGAGCAGCCACTCCCCAGGCGTACCTCCCAGTCTGACTGAGGTCACGAAGGGCCTCCAAATACACAACATACAcattggttgcactcttgttagcaaacagaGTGCAACCCAGAAGATGCAGAAGATATGCGCGAGCCGCAGTTGTCCAATGACCTGCCTGGCATCGACGCTCATATATATCACATACCTACTACAAGCGTACATACGGTCCACGACACTGCTCTGTCTCAGCCTTGGTAGCCTCTACAGAGACCATCAATAAGTCCACCAGCATCTAAACCGCATCATCCACGTGCAAGGGCTGAAAGGCGTGCAAGTCACCAACCACGGGCAGATGCAGAAGTGAGGAGATGTCGTCCAGCGTGATCGTGAGCTCTCCCACAGGGAGATGGAAACTAGACGTCTCCCGGTGCCACCGCTCGACAAACGAGGACAAAAGTCCCTGATCGCCAGTGTCTACCGAACACGCGATCAGAGGACTTAGTCCTGTCCCAGCACTAGTCCCTCAATGGCAGGGACAGACCTGCCTAAACTATGGACCTTCCTCCCGTGAGAGGATAACTTCAACTCAGGAtgctcctgaattgaagtataaaggaacacaaaattcgttaaaatcatcatttaaaggaaaaataatttcaatcataaaatataattaataagtaactaaaaataaatattataaatacctctcccgTCCATACACTGCAAGCAACGTGATCCGCATACCGGGTCAGCACGGATGGGTCGCTCGGACCACCCGAAAATCCCTCATGCTCATCCTCAGCAGCCTGCGCGCCTGTGTCTGCAGGAATGTCTGCCCCAGTGTCCTCTACATCAGTTGGTGCCATCGGGTCATCTGGAAATATGTCAGCCTCTACATCTGGCGCATGGACCACTGGCTCATTGTGCACCGCAGTCACAGGGACTCGCTGCCTCCGTGCGGATGCAGTAGGCCTTCGACGCTGCGGAGCATCATCGGAATCATCACGATCTCCTCGACCCACACCTCTGCCAGTAACGTGACCTAAGGCACAACCTAATCCTCTGGTCCTAACCATGATATGCAAATGAGTACTGCAAATTCCATCACTGATTTCATTCTCTCAAATTTCATTGGTCTAACGCATATAGTCATTATGTTTTTTCAGGCACTACTTGGTAGAAAAAGGATATTCACTTTGAAATTAAGATATATGCATTGCTTATAAGTGACACTGATTTGGAAAGATGAGAGATTTGGGAAGCAATATCCCCTTCAAAGTTAGAATCAGACAAGTTGACATGTGTGAGTCTCACAAACCCACCAAAGCCAGATGACAAATGAGAATGATTAAAATCATTGAAAGCATGGTTGAGTGAGTGATTAAAATCATTGAAAGCATGGTTAAGTCAGTTTAGGATTTTAGAAACTTTCTCATATGCTAGTTCAGGATATTCAGATTGACCACATTTTGATGCTGACTACCGAGTCATTATCGTATTGGCAACATTATAGCCCTGTACAAGTTTATGTTGACATTGAAATACAAGGGAATTTACCTCAGTAACTCTTGAAGAACAACATGCACGCAAGCACACACACTTGAGTTATAATTCGTCATACTGACACACTCACATAAACTAGTATATATCAAGTCAGGGTCAGAAAGTTGATCTACTATTGAAACTACTAGCTAAGCAGATAGATGGTTAAGTTGAATAATGACATTGCCATTTGTGAATATTTTGGTCATGTCATGGCTTCTTGTACATGTTTCTCTGATATTTGGTCAtgctaaaacattaaaattttaccAAGCCTTCTGTTGTTGCAGTTCGTGATTGTTTCCTTGACTGGATAGGGTGTACTCTTCTATAGCGGTTATAAGTTCTTCACTAGAGGCAAGGGCAAGAATGAAGAGGTACATAAGTTAACATCTATAGGAAAATGTTTGGTATGAATTTTTGGGCTGCTTCTCACACTCTGGAACTTTCTCACGAATTGAAGTTTGCCATGTCTTGCTGCAGATAGTTgcagaatcaaacaaggcttgAGTTTGCTATAACATCTGCTAAGAAGTTGCCCTACTTGACTTCAGCTCTCTCTAGTTgtgatttttatctttgtaataaTGGACTAGTTTTAGTAGCAATATATGGTTTGGAATATTTGGATAATTTCAGACAAGCACTAGGTATCTTTTGGAATTTgttaaatgaagaaaattgtCAACATCtcaatataatcataattcatgctaATCAATATATACTATTTGGATAATTTCCTGAAAGaggatatatctatatataatcataattcatgctaATCAATCTATACTATTTATCTATATGTCAACATCTCATTATTTACAACCAAATTGTGACTAAGGTCAAAACAAATTGTGACAACAATCTAATAAGAATGATCCAAATTATAGGCAATATTTACTCTTCTACCAAAGTAATACTAaacgttgaaaaaaaaattcatcaaatataTCAAGTACTCACGTTGTTCAGAGTTCAAATGAACACCTTGTGACAAAGAAATAGCCTTGATGAAGTAAGCTGCAAATTTCAGaaacaaaaacacataaaattcAGAGTTAGCAATTTTTAAAATGCAGATTTAGACAGTTTACGGATCATGTTGATCATAAAGAAACTtatagatcaacttgatccgtaaaccGTGTCTACACaatttacggatcaagttgatgtTCTTTCGGATCAACATGATCCTAAAcaaccttacggatcaacttgatcagtAACGTTCACGttcaatcttatttttttaaaaatgctaaatattacaaaaataacaaagttAAGTATACTCTAACAAGAAATTGCTTGGTATAACTTCATAATTAAAAGGGCTAACATATTATTGTTTAtgatatgtaattatttttaaaaataatgaattaaaattttatcaaataactaTTTTATCAAATGTCTATAATGAGGAGGTGGATGCATTACCAAAATGAGCCAAGGCTTTGATTAACCATTCTAACTACTCACCAGGAGGCTTTTTATCAAATGTCTATAACCAGGAGGCTTTtcttaatggtttttttttaactaattaaatttcaattttaaaattagcccatgttttttcttaatggttttttctaactactaaataaatttcaattttctcacaatttatgtaatatttaacatttttaaaaaattaagattgactgttaatataaattaatacaaaaatttcaattttctcacAATTCAtctaatatttaacatttttaaaaaattaagattgacggttaatataaattaatatataaatttcaattttacggatcaagttgatccgtaagcttcTTTCAGATCAACATGATCCAGAaaagcttacggatcaacttgatccataactTCTATTGCTGCAAACAATGCCGACGAACTCAACGCAACGATGCTTACCTCGACAATGTCGACGCGTGGAGGCAGCAACACCATCGACGCGGTTGCACAACGAAACGCCGACGAAGAAGACGAAGATGGGGAACAAATGCGCTGCGGCTGATGAAGACCGTGGGTCAAGCTTTTTCGAGACAAGCCTAGactaaaaggaagaagaacgaaggtgaggaagaagaagcagaatGTGGGAGGGAGGAGACCAAAAGCTTCAGTaacgaggaagaagaaaaaatggtgaggaagaagaagcggaACACGGGAGGAAGGGAGAGAGACGAGAATGAAccgttttttttaaataattaagccAGGGGTAAAAATGTCTTTTCCCCTtaagtgctgggtgcaccagcaaatatgctgggtgcacctagcaggaCTCCTTACTTTTTATTATGAGCCCATTACCCATGGAGGCCGAAATAGTAGTAAAACCTAAACGCAATCCTAACCGTCCAATTTAGGTGTTGTATGAGTCGTAGCCTACTTTAAAATGCAGCACAAACCCTAATTTGTGCCTCCGTCACTTTTCTCAGCTGCTGTTCCTGCGCGTGAACAAGCCTCAGGTAGCTCtcacctttcttcttcttcttcttagatGCTTCATTGCAAAATTGTGTATATTTCTCATTCTAGATCTTAATTACGCTGTTACGTTTCTAAGACAGTGCTCGTTATATTCTTGTTTTGAAATTTCGCGTCTTTTTTTGCTTCTGAAAGTGGATCGCTCTCCTGTTTTTGTTCATTGTTTTCTGGATTAGTAGTGCTTGGGGTTGAATTAGAGGTAGAGCTATCGTATTTTTCGATGTTCTGTTTCCCTTGTATTTGGTTTTAGATTTGTATGTTTGAGCTGTTATTGTTTTGGAAGATGTAGGACTCTGAAAATTGCTTTGATTTTCTGTACTATGTGTGATTATGATTATACCAAGATATATTCCCGTTAGTGTGAGATTAGCCTCTTGAGTTGTGTGGCTAAGCTTGCTCTCTGGAAAGATGTTAGCTGATAACTGTGCATGTATTTAGTTAACGAGACCATCCAATGTTTTATGAAAATGCTGCAAAATAACAATTTTCGTTGTATATGTTTAATGATTTTGAATAAagacatgctttttttttttattgtgatgtTTGATATAtgttgtaaattattataagcGTTATGGTCTATTGTAGTTGAATTCTTCTTGGTTTTCACTGCCACCTATTTTTTTAGGACATTCTGACATTGCATTACTTTTCGCCTATTGAATGTATCAAATGTGGTTATTGTATTTGTTGTTTGTGATTGATCTGCTATGGTTACGCTTTCTTGTGCTTATCCAATTACCTTATTACATAATCTAACTTGTTGTCGTGGATGACCTGTTATGTGTAAGGTAAGCCAAAGCCATGGTTAAGCATAACAATGTTATCCCCAATGGACACTTCCGTAAGCACTGGCAGAACTATGTGAAGACCTGGTTCAATCAGCCAGCACGGAAGACAAGAAGACGGTTGggtaatttaacatattttcttgttcttttgaAACTTCTTAGTAATTTCTGTGTTAGTCTTTTGTGGTAAAAAGATCAGCTTGAGTTAGTATTATGGTTACTTTTAATTCTTTGACATGTTATTGCTGTATTCTTCAGCTCGTCAGAAGAaagctgtgaagattttccccaGACCTACAGCTGGACCTCTTAGACCCATTGTACATGGTCAAACTTTGAAATACAACATGAAAGTGAGAGCTGGAAGGGGATTTTCCCTTGAAGAACTCAAGGTAATACTTGTATCTCCTATTTTAATTGTATGTAGTTATTATCCAGCTTGATATTTATAACTCCATGCCACATGAGTTTTGAGGTACTAAACCCAAACCTCCGTGTATCATTTAGTGTTTCACAATGGAAGAGCATGTAATGTACTAAACAgttaacacattaataattagttatttcattagaaatttaatttctgGGAATGTCCTTATTACTTGTGGGTTTTTAGTTCAATTCTTCCTGTTTTTTAACTTGAAGATAATATtaccctaaaattattttaagcatttatttattataaaatgaaaatatgctAAACATGAGTTCTGCTTTTAGATATGTTTCTGATATTATGTATTCTCTATATTATGCCATAGGCAGCAGGGATTCCCAAAAAGCTTGCACCAACAATTGGTATTGCTGTTGATCATCGCCGCAAGAACCGTTCTTTGGAAAGTCTGCAAGCTAATGTGCAGAGGCTGAAAACATACAAGGCCAAATTGGTTGTGTTCCCAAGACGGGCACAGAAGGTTAAGGTAATACAGATGTTCAATTATCTGTTTTGATTGTGTGGGCATTGTCTTAATTTTGATATCATCATTTCTGGTGAAAGGTAAAAAGGAATGATGTTTGTGTGAAATCTGACTGTTGTTTTATTGTAGGCTGGTGATTCTACTCCCGAGGAGCTTGCAAATGCAACGCAAGTCCAGGGTTCTTTCTTGCCTATTGTGAGGGAGAAGCCAACTGTTGAACTTGTAAAGGTTACAGATGACATGAAGGCTTTTAAAGCTTATTACAAGCTTCGACTTGAACGCACAAACAAACGCCATTATGGTGCCAGACTGAAGAAGGCTGCCGAAGCTGAGAAGGAAGACAAAAAGTGATGACCTTAGAAGTCTCTCGTTTGTAGTCCATCCATATAATAGTTGTTGCAAGACAATTTTTGCACGAGATTGATTAGCTCTATTCAGAACATGTTCAGTCTAAAACATGGATATTTTCACCCATTTTTATTGTGAACTTTTATTCAAGTTTGTTGGTTTAACTAGCATTTTGTTTTGTCTGGATTAATTTGGCAGTATTGTATTGATTTTGTTCAGAGGCTGTTTTCTAATTGCTGTTGGcatagttattaatttattagtgatTATGGGATAATAGTTAGTCTCTTCTCTAACTCAGCCCCACCATAATGGTGGGAGGTGGATAATTTCTGCTAGGTTTTTAGACTTCTTCCCACAGAAAGAGCTTTAAATAGGCATTCCTATCtgcaaaagtataatttttctgGGAGAAAATAAACTCAACCCAATTGTGAGATGGTAGATGCATCCAATAAAAAGGCGAGacttcataaattataaaattgattgtttactcaaataaattacattttatttttcaagaacaatttaaattgtgttgagattttttttggtaaatcaTAAAATGatgttgaaattaaatttaaagatagaAATGAAAGAGATTGAAAAGGAGAAGTAATTGAATTAAGACAGTCACCATCAATGAGTTGTATATGGGGTTTGTAGTCAAGAACTAATTTTTATGtgttaattattatatcatttaatttatatttgaaaatactagaaattttaaagacaataatttataagaaactTAAAATATGACTATACTTGATTCACCCTTATTATGgcttaaaaattactttaaaattagaTCTCAAATCCAaaactctaaaaataaaatagaagctatttgacaattttatttttagatcgATTGCTTTAGGATAAAAGAAAGACTAAATGtacaacttatttttcaaaagttgcttcaattatttttttttcaaaaaaacaagctatttctcctttttttttttaggagttTTTTCTGTCTCGGAAATGTGTTTGATGAttcctattttcttttaatatttttaaaaaattgggtCCAATACCACTAAAGACAGCAAGCTTTTTTTCATAGACTAATATAGGAAGTTACCTGatcaaaaaaagacaaactgataaaaaaaatatagcaagTTATAGGGGTAAaagttcataaaataaatataaattaaacactGAACCCCTCAACATTAAAGAATTaatgagaagagagaaagagaaagaaaagagagattcTATAATGTGTGTAAATGATTCTTAGTTTATAAAGAGTTGCAACTCAGCTAGTTATATAGAAGTGAGTAGCTTGCACTAGAAGATAGATCCTAACTAACGCCAATTGCATTACAGAATGACAActgataaactaattttaacagTTGCGCTGAGTCAGAATGCTGACTCAACTTATACTCCATCATTCCCCCTGCAATCTCAGAGTGCTCTGAAGTTGAGAGAAAGACAACACTTGTAGATTGGTCAAGAAAATTCAGTCAAGCTGGTCCTTAGCTGGAACATGAGTAACAATTAGAAACTTGTCTAACACCTTCTATCATACAAAAAAGATATCAAGTTCCATGTGCTTGGTTCTTGAGTGCAGAACAGGATTATGACTGAATAAGTGCTACAGTGCTAAGATTATCACAACATATAGTAGGAATGTCAATTTGAATTTGAAGCTCATTCAACAGTGACTGAATCCCAATGATTTAAGCAGCAGTAATAGCCAAGCTTTTGTATTCAGCTTCTACACTTGATCTTGCTACCTAAGTCTGCTTCTTTGACCACCAGAAAATCATTTGATCTCTCATGGGTCTGGTTGATGCACcccatgtttgttttgtttttctaatctttttttattaacatattctTGACCTTTTGTTGTTTTGCTGGATAGCGTTTGTGGTGCCAACCTAATTGGGATTGCTTGCGCTGTCTGTTTGCATCAATTGGcctcttttgattaaaaaaagtaataatatgaTCACAATAATGGACACAAGTTGTACAGGGAAAAGGTCTGGACTGGTTGCGCGTGCTTGGAGCAACACAAAATGCATTTGacgacaaaaaaataaaaaataaaaacatgttgaATTATGACCAATTCCTTTCTAGAGAAACTAATTGATCATTGTATGATTCTCATTTCCCATACGCCTTTCTCCTAATTGTTAATGCTGTGTGTCTAGAAACAAATTATTCAGACTAGAAGCTAGTTAGACATTTAGCACAAAACAGTGAGTACAAACTTGAGCAGCAACTACAAGACACTTAGGAAGCATTTTGTTGGTGACAAGAGAAACAACTCTTCTGCAAACAAACATAAGATACAGCACCTTATCAagaagattgaatcaagaagaTCAATCAAATGGTTTCAATTACCCTTACACAATTGTGTTGCAAATCTAAATCCACCTCTTGGgtgaaaaacaaatgaaataaacTTTGTGCAGCTGGTGTGTAGCTCTGCCCCATCAGAAAATTATAGCATAACTGTATAAG encodes the following:
- the LOC100805957 gene encoding 60S ribosomal protein L13-1; the protein is MVKHNNVIPNGHFRKHWQNYVKTWFNQPARKTRRRLARQKKAVKIFPRPTAGPLRPIVHGQTLKYNMKVRAGRGFSLEELKAAGIPKKLAPTIGIAVDHRRKNRSLESLQANVQRLKTYKAKLVVFPRRAQKVKAGDSTPEELANATQVQGSFLPIVREKPTVELVKVTDDMKAFKAYYKLRLERTNKRHYGARLKKAAEAEKEDKK